A section of the Phaseolus vulgaris cultivar G19833 chromosome 8, P. vulgaris v2.0, whole genome shotgun sequence genome encodes:
- the LOC137824424 gene encoding suppressor of disruption of TFIIS, translating into MEFEDRFRQNQRPKYDCLLFDLDDTLYPLSTGIANACGQNIKDYMVEKLGIEKSKIDDLSNLLYKNYGTTMAGLRAIGYDFDYDEYHSFVHGRLPYENLKPDQVLRNLLLSLPYRKLIFTNSDKVHAVKALSRLGLEDCFEGIICFETLNPIHKSTVSDDEDDIEFMGVSSTTNPTTKKNASGSQIFDIIAHFSQPNPNTVLPKTPIICKPSENAIELSLKIANLNPQRTLFFEDSVRNIQAGKRVGLHTVLVGKSQRIKGADYALESIHNLREAVPELWEDDIKSEVAYPGNLAVETSVTA; encoded by the exons GACCAAAATATGATTGCCTTCTTTTTG ATTTAGATGATACTTTGTATCCACTAAGCACTGGTATTGCAAATGCATGTGGCCAAAATATTAAAG ACTATATGGTGGAAAAGCTTGGCATAGAGAAAAGCAAAATTGATGACTTGTCCAACCTCCTCTACAAAAACTATGGAACAACTATGGCTGGTTTAAGG GCAATTGGATATGACTTTGACTATGATGAATATCACAG TTTTGTTCATGGAAGATTACCTTACGAAAACTTGAAACCAGACCAAGTTCTGAGGAACCTTTTGCTGAGCCTGCCCTATAGGAAACTA atcTTCACAAACTCAGACAAAGTCCATGCAGTTAAGGCACTTAGCAGGCTTGGATTAGAGGACTGCTTTGAAGGAATCATATGCTTTGAGACCCTTAATCCAATCCATAAAAGCACTGTCTCTGATGATGAAGATGACATTGAGTTTATGGGGGTTTCAAGCACAACCAATCCAACCACAAAAAAAAATGCTAGTGGCTCACAAATCTTTGACATCATTGCCCATTTTTCTCAACCCAATCCCAACACAGTTTTGCCTAAAACACCAATTATTTGCAAACCATCAGAAAATGCCATTGAATTGTCTCTCAAGATAGCCAACCTTAACCCGCAAAGAACT TTGTTCTTTGAGGATAGTGTCCGCAACATACAAGCTGGAAAACGTGTGGGTCTTCACACTGTGCTG GTTGGAAAATCTCAGAGAATTAAAGGAGCAGATTACGCATTAGAGAGCATCCACAACCTTAGAGAGGCCGTGCCAGAACTATGGGAAGATGACATAAAATCAGAAGTTGCTTACCCTGGAAACCTTGCTGTGGAAACATCTGTGACTGCTTAG